From Bacteroidota bacterium:
GTTGACGGAAATTTACAATAAGAACTGCTTAAATAAAACAAAACCTTATGAAGGCATAGTTGACCTTCTCAATGAGCTGAAACAGCGCAATCTTAAGCTTAGCGTGTTCTCCAATAAAGCCGATGAATTTGTAAAAACAATTATTCAAACCCTTTTACCTGATTATTTTGATGAAGTGGCAGGCTTAACGACCGAAGCCCATAGAAAACCAAATCCTTTTGGCGCCTTGCAAATAAGCAAGAAATTTGATATCCGGCCTGAGAACATGCTTTATCTGGGGGATACAAGTACGGACATGCAAACTGCCAACAATGCAGGCATGTATGCTGTAGGGGTAACCTGGGGATTTAGGGACAGGCAGGAATTGTTGGATAACGGGGCTAAGTTTATATTGGACAAACCAATGGATTTGATGAAGGTTTTATAAATCAGATTGCTGTTCTGATGTTATCGGTCTTGATTCCTTGGGCTTAGAATCTGTTCCGCCACCATGTGTTTCTGTTGCCTGAGCGGAGTCGAAGGTGACTTCGTATTTTATTCGCCGTAGTTTCTAATGGAAACGGATCAAGTAAATGAATTGTTTTCGAATTTTATTGGCCGGTGCGGGAAATGGAACCAACT
This genomic window contains:
- a CDS encoding HAD family hydrolase; translated protein: LTEIYNKNCLNKTKPYEGIVDLLNELKQRNLKLSVFSNKADEFVKTIIQTLLPDYFDEVAGLTTEAHRKPNPFGALQISKKFDIRPENMLYLGDTSTDMQTANNAGMYAVGVTWGFRDRQELLDNGAKFILDKPMDLMKVL